In Alkalihalobacterium alkalinitrilicum, a genomic segment contains:
- a CDS encoding GNAT family N-acetyltransferase codes for MIDTVIRELTTENEWREAFEIMKELRTELSEVEFLQLREEMQSQGYKLYALCDSEKIVAVTGFIVLTNLYSGKHVWVNDLVSTATERSKGYGKILLEFVERWAIEKNCSNIALSSGIQRTDAHRFYEEKMGYDKPSFVFKKSISFG; via the coding sequence TTGATTGATACGGTGATTAGAGAGTTGACAACAGAAAATGAATGGAGAGAAGCTTTCGAAATTATGAAAGAACTACGTACGGAATTAAGTGAAGTGGAATTTCTCCAGTTGCGGGAAGAAATGCAATCACAAGGATACAAGCTATATGCTTTATGTGATTCAGAAAAAATTGTTGCTGTAACAGGATTTATTGTCTTAACGAACCTTTACTCTGGAAAGCATGTGTGGGTCAATGATTTAGTGTCTACAGCTACTGAAAGGTCGAAAGGATACGGTAAAATACTTCTTGAATTTGTTGAAAGGTGGGCAATAGAAAAGAATTGCTCAAATATTGCACTTTCATCAGGTATACAACGTACAGATGCACATCGGTTTTATGAAGAAAAGATGGGATACGATAAACCGAGTTTTGTGTTTAAGAAGTCCATCTCTTTTGGTTAG
- a CDS encoding M42 family metallopeptidase has translation MYELLKTLTSLHGPCGYEQPVTSWIKHTIEGLVDELTVDSLGNVIAHKKGTSPGPKTIITAHMDEIGFIVKKIENNGLIRFEKLGGHDDRILLAQKVQVRTKTGLLAGVIGTISAHFAKFDDPNKVRNHRQLYIDIGATSKENAVALGVEIGNLITWWPSMDFLGNEQTGRVVGKGFDDRAGCAVIIQTLRDLQGVHFAGEVIAIFTVQEEVGLRGAQVAARNVEADVAIAIDTTAVSDTPEDTMDQTLHLGRGTGVKVIDFSLISHPMVKEKLLELAKRTSINFQYEVFPGIGTDGGAVSLANKGIPTGVLSIPSRYAHSPVEVIDMADLEATKGLLKEFILSMKEDTEFTFI, from the coding sequence ATGTACGAACTATTAAAAACATTAACATCATTACACGGTCCTTGTGGGTACGAGCAACCAGTAACAAGTTGGATAAAACATACGATTGAAGGATTGGTAGACGAACTAACGGTTGATAGTTTAGGAAATGTCATTGCTCATAAAAAAGGCACATCTCCTGGACCTAAAACCATTATAACTGCTCATATGGATGAGATCGGTTTTATCGTAAAAAAAATTGAAAATAATGGGTTAATTCGGTTTGAAAAGCTAGGGGGGCATGATGATCGAATATTGCTTGCACAAAAAGTTCAAGTTCGAACAAAGACAGGGCTATTAGCAGGGGTTATCGGTACGATTTCAGCTCATTTTGCTAAATTTGATGATCCTAACAAAGTACGTAACCATAGGCAGTTATACATAGATATCGGTGCAACATCAAAAGAAAACGCAGTGGCATTGGGAGTTGAGATTGGCAACCTCATTACTTGGTGGCCATCGATGGACTTTTTAGGAAACGAACAAACAGGAAGGGTAGTAGGTAAAGGGTTTGATGATCGAGCAGGTTGTGCGGTAATTATTCAAACATTACGAGACCTTCAAGGAGTTCATTTTGCTGGAGAGGTAATTGCAATTTTTACTGTCCAAGAGGAGGTCGGTCTTCGTGGTGCACAAGTAGCTGCAAGAAATGTAGAAGCGGACGTAGCTATAGCGATTGATACTACGGCGGTCAGCGATACTCCAGAGGATACAATGGATCAAACACTACATTTAGGACGAGGTACAGGGGTAAAGGTGATTGATTTTAGTTTAATTTCTCATCCAATGGTAAAAGAAAAATTACTTGAACTAGCAAAAAGAACAAGCATTAATTTTCAATATGAAGTGTTTCCAGGAATCGGAACCGATGGTGGAGCTGTTAGTTTAGCGAATAAAGGAATACCAACAGGTGTGTTGTCTATTCCATCTCGTTATGCTCATTCTCCTGTAGAAGTCATTGATATGGCTGATTTAGAGGCAACCAAAGGTTTATTAAAAGAGTTTATCTTATCAATGAAAGAGGATACGGAATTTACGTTTATTTAA
- a CDS encoding multidrug resistance efflux transporter family protein: protein MKGILIGILAAFFFSFTFIFNRSMELTGGSWLWSASLRFLFMIPFFLLIVFFRNNLKELFLEMKQNLGAWVLWSFVGFVLFYAPITFAAAYGPSWLTAGTWQFTIISGLLLTPLFSTMVQTDNGLRKVRNTIPKKALIISSIIFIGILFIQSTQFQHSNLHVFLLGFLPVIISTFAYPLGNRKMMELCDGRLDTFQRILGMTIASTPFWILMAGYGLVTVGPPSVIQVQQTLLVAICSGVIATSLFFYATELTRHSPEKLGAVEATQSTQIVFVMLGDVLWLASPLPNSIALVGVFIIMLGILSHSLLSNIPYQKFKKAV, encoded by the coding sequence ATGAAAGGTATTTTGATCGGAATATTGGCGGCTTTCTTTTTCTCTTTCACTTTTATTTTTAATCGCTCAATGGAACTTACGGGTGGGAGTTGGCTTTGGAGTGCGTCATTACGTTTTCTCTTCATGATTCCGTTCTTTTTATTGATCGTCTTTTTTAGAAACAATTTAAAAGAATTATTTTTAGAAATGAAACAAAATTTAGGTGCTTGGGTGTTGTGGAGTTTTGTAGGTTTTGTCCTCTTTTATGCACCTATTACATTTGCAGCAGCTTATGGTCCTAGTTGGCTTACTGCAGGAACTTGGCAATTTACGATTATCTCAGGGTTGCTTCTAACTCCTTTGTTTTCTACAATGGTTCAAACAGATAACGGACTAAGAAAAGTAAGGAATACTATCCCAAAAAAGGCCCTTATAATCTCTTCGATTATATTTATAGGTATATTATTCATTCAAAGCACACAGTTTCAACATTCTAACTTACACGTTTTTTTATTAGGATTTCTCCCTGTTATTATTTCAACCTTCGCTTATCCATTAGGTAACCGAAAAATGATGGAATTGTGCGATGGACGATTAGACACATTTCAACGAATACTTGGTATGACGATCGCAAGTACACCTTTCTGGATACTAATGGCTGGTTATGGCTTAGTTACGGTTGGACCTCCTAGTGTAATTCAAGTACAACAAACGTTACTTGTGGCCATTTGTTCTGGTGTAATAGCAACGTCATTATTTTTTTATGCAACTGAGTTAACGAGGCATTCACCAGAGAAATTAGGTGCTGTTGAAGCAACCCAATCTACTCAAATTGTTTTTGTTATGTTAGGAGACGTTTTATGGTTAGCTTCTCCCCTTCCAAACTCGATTGCTTTAGTAGGTGTATTTATTATTATGCTTGGTATACTATCACATAGTCTATTATCAAATATACCGTATCAAAAATTTAAAAAAGCTGTTTAA
- a CDS encoding DUF2515 family protein: protein MFTPLKQLVTLPFQLVSLASNQLQKYKYQSNTSFVWKEIEIPTTTTETLKQMLQEHSSSILKPTIFTKERLIIKKIQQRTKQFNQNNITRTKAYLNFYKDHPEVHWAFLAHLVSRNGGWNMTDLKGNLLSNLLSNQQQNDYCMFLETANALIFHDAYPQLLLYEESKRQNKSLFHLLHHFNISSFMYPVWELFFNEKNSQFLTIALIINEQHYIEKRVIQNHYFQETVLHSFLFQAQELLQFTQVQLPYIYQNQKVRLAGVAVQNFSSINERIDIGKRLYSILFGIEPLIKDISKFALTTNHTGSRSDYWKHIFSIKNSPKIPISTKNICNSKNPFIYSPPLVNVWDNVPHSFSDLSDWYKGPNVLNNFSTIRTPKEFDITHTYCLKLQKTLFASSIL from the coding sequence ATGTTTACACCTTTAAAACAGCTTGTGACATTACCTTTCCAATTAGTAAGTTTAGCCTCAAACCAACTCCAAAAGTACAAATATCAATCCAACACCTCTTTCGTTTGGAAGGAAATTGAAATACCTACCACTACTACCGAAACCTTAAAACAGATGTTACAGGAACACTCTTCTTCCATTCTCAAACCTACTATTTTTACTAAAGAACGTCTTATCATAAAAAAAATTCAACAAAGAACAAAACAATTCAATCAAAACAATATCACGCGTACCAAAGCCTACCTGAACTTTTACAAGGACCATCCTGAGGTCCATTGGGCTTTTCTTGCACATCTCGTATCTCGTAATGGTGGCTGGAATATGACCGATTTGAAAGGAAACTTATTAAGCAATTTGCTGTCTAATCAACAGCAAAACGATTATTGTATGTTCTTAGAAACAGCTAATGCACTTATTTTTCATGATGCTTATCCACAACTTTTATTATATGAAGAAAGTAAACGGCAGAACAAAAGTTTATTTCACTTATTACACCATTTCAATATTTCATCATTCATGTACCCAGTATGGGAGCTTTTCTTCAACGAGAAAAACTCGCAGTTCCTTACTATCGCTCTAATTATTAATGAACAACATTACATTGAAAAACGTGTGATACAAAACCACTACTTTCAGGAGACAGTCCTTCACTCTTTTTTATTTCAAGCTCAAGAACTATTACAGTTTACTCAAGTCCAACTACCTTACATTTACCAAAATCAGAAAGTAAGATTAGCAGGGGTTGCCGTGCAAAATTTTTCCTCAATTAACGAAAGAATTGACATCGGAAAACGACTTTACTCGATTTTATTTGGAATCGAACCACTTATTAAAGACATATCAAAATTTGCTCTCACTACCAATCATACTGGATCAAGAAGCGATTATTGGAAGCATATTTTCTCAATAAAAAATAGCCCTAAAATACCGATTTCTACCAAAAATATTTGTAATAGCAAAAACCCTTTTATTTATAGCCCACCTTTAGTAAACGTTTGGGATAACGTTCCTCATTCTTTTTCAGACTTGAGCGATTGGTATAAGGGGCCAAATGTTTTAAACAATTTTTCAACCATACGTACACCAAAAGAATTTGACATTACACATACTTATTGTTTAAAGCTTCAAAAAACACTATTCGCATCTTCCATTCTATAA